The bacterium DNA window AAATATGCCCTGAAGGTAAGAAGTGTTTATGAAAATATAATTAGTGGGCGGTGCAGGAATCGAACCTGCGGCCTCTTGCGTGTGAAGCAAGCGCTCTAACCCCTGAGCCAACCGCCCAAGTGCTACATCTTTTCTATTATACCATTTTCAGTAATAAATGCTTTAATAAATTTTGCTGGTGTTACATCAAACGCAGGGTTAAAAACAGGGGCATCTTTAGGTGATATAAAAGTATTTCCTATCTTTTGTATTTCTTCTGGAGAACGTTCTTCTATAATAATATCTTGTCCGTTCTTTATATTTTTATCAAAGGTAGAGTAAGGGGCTGCTATATAAAAAGGGATTTTATGGTAATGAGCAAGGATAGCCAAAGCATAAGTTCCAATCTTGTTGGCTGTATCTCCATTTATTGCTATCCTATCGGCTCCTGTAATTACCATATCTATTTTTCTGTTCTGCATAAGATGTCCTGCCATATTATCACATATAAGAGTGTAAGGAATTTTTGCTTTCTTTAATTCCCACGCTGTAAGTCTTGCTCCTTGTAGGACAGGTCTTGTTTCGTCAACATATACATTAAACCTTATATTCTTTTTTTTAGCCACAAACATAGGGGCAAGAGCCGTTCCTATACCAGAAGTTGCAAGGGCTCCAGCATTGCAGTGGGTTAAAATAGAGGTACCTTCTTTTATAAGTTTTGCGCCGTTTATACCTATATTGTAACAACATTGCAAGTCTTCTAAATATATCTTTTTTGCTTCTTCAATAAGAGATTGTTTTAAATCTTTTACTAAAAGATGTTTACCATTATATATAAGATTTTCCATCCTTTCGAGTGCATAAAAAAGATTATAAGCGGTAGGGCGAGATTTGCTTAAGTATTTGATATCTTTTTTCAATTCTTCTCTTAAAGAATCTATATCTGATGTTTTTGAATTTATAGCAGAAAGAACTACTCCAAACGAAGCCACGCACCCTATTGCTGGTGCTCCTCTAATTTGGAGATTTTTAATTGCGTTCCAAACATCCTTAACTGTCT harbors:
- the mtnA gene encoding S-methyl-5-thioribose-1-phosphate isomerase; translated protein: MKPYIKTLWWENNNLYIIDQQKLPSEETVLQLKTVKDVWNAIKNLQIRGAPAIGCVASFGVVLSAINSKTSDIDSLREELKKDIKYLSKSRPTAYNLFYALERMENLIYNGKHLLVKDLKQSLIEEAKKIYLEDLQCCYNIGINGAKLIKEGTSILTHCNAGALATSGIGTALAPMFVAKKKNIRFNVYVDETRPVLQGARLTAWELKKAKIPYTLICDNMAGHLMQNRKIDMVITGADRIAINGDTANKIGTYALAILAHYHKIPFYIAAPYSTFDKNIKNGQDIIIEERSPEEIQKIGNTFISPKDAPVFNPAFDVTPAKFIKAFITENGIIEKM